A window from Purpureocillium takamizusanense chromosome 3, complete sequence encodes these proteins:
- the TPS1 gene encoding Trehalose-6-P synthase/phosphatase complex synthase subunit, variant 2 (CAZy:GT20~EggNog:ENOG503NUM3~COG:G) has translation MLLPQMLREEIGDAKKNVKIGFFLHTPFPSSEIYRILPVRRELLAGLLDCDLIGFHTFDYARHFLSSCSRILGCSTTPNGVDWNGRFVTIGAFPIGIDPDKFVEGLKKPKVQERIAALSRKFEGVKLIVGVDRLDYIKGVPQKLHALEVFLTEHPEWIGKIVLVQVAVPSRQDVEEYQNLRAVVNELVGRINGRFGTIEFMPIHFLHQSVSFDELTALYAVSDVCLVSSTRDGMNLVSYEYIATQQHNHGVMILSEFTGAAQSLNGSLIVNPWNTEELANAIHDAVTMSPEQRAANYRKLQRYVFKYTSAWWGASFVSEMVRLSADTAKPKTLRNVSGALVGAAHRVQQAADAVAKAVAGDAEGEGEGEGGESAAK, from the coding sequence atgctgctgccgcagatgctgcgcgaggagatTGGCGACGCCAAGAAGAACGTCAAGATCGGCTTCTTCCTGCACACGCCGTTCCCCAGCAGCGAAATCTACCGCATCCTGCCCGTGCgccgcgagctgctcgcgggcCTGCTCGACTGCGACCTGATTGGGTTCCACACCTTCGACTACGCGCGCCACTTTCTgagcagctgctcgcgcATCCTCGGGTGCTCGACCACGCCCAACGGCGTCGACTGGAACGGCCGCTTCGTCACCATCGGCGCGTTCCCCATCGGCATCGACCCGGACAAGTTTGTCGAGGGGCTCAAGAAGCCCAAGGTGcaggagcgcatcgccgcgctCAGCCGCAAGTTTGAGGGCGTCaagctcatcgtcggcgtggaCCGGCTCGACTACATCAAGGGCGTGCCGCAGAAGCTGCACGCGCTCGAGGTGTTTCTGACGGAGCACCCCGAGTGGATCGGCAAGATTGTGCTGGTGCAggtggcggtgccgtcgcggcaGGACGTCGAGGAGTACCAGAACCTGCGGGCCGTGGTcaacgagctcgtcgggcgcATCAACGGCCGCTTCGGCACCATCGAGTTCATGCCCATCCACTTCCTGCACCAGTCGGTCAGCTTCGACGAGCTCACGGCCCTCTACGCCGTGTCCGACGTGTGCCtcgtgtcgtcgacgcgcgacGGCATGAACCTCGTCTCGTACGAGTACATTGccacgcagcagcacaacCACGGCGTCATGATCCTCAGCGAGttcaccggcgccgcccagtcCCTCAACGGCAGCCTCATCGTCAACCCCTGGAAcaccgaggagctcgccaacgccatccacgacgccgtcaccatgagccccgagcagcgcgccgcaAACTACCGCAAGCTCCAGCGCTACGTCTTCAAGTACACGAGCGCCTGGTGGGGCGCCAGCTTCGTCAGCGAGATGGTCCGCCTCAGCGCCGACACCGCCAAGCCCAAGACGCTGCGCAACGTCTcgggcgccctcgtcggcgccgcccaccgggtccagcaggccgccgacgccgtcgccaaggccgtcgcgggggatgccgagggcgagggcgagggcgagggtggcgagTCTGCGGCCAAGTGA
- the TPS1 gene encoding Trehalose-6-P synthase/phosphatase complex synthase subunit (CAZy:GT20~EggNog:ENOG503NUM3~COG:G) yields MPAAVDNAQAPPGRLLLLSNRLPITIKRDDDGSYTLSMSSGGLVTGLSGLSKTTSFQWYGWPGLEVPENEVDHMKKRLKDEYGAHPVFIDDELADRHYNGFSNSILWPLFHYHPGEITFDESAWIAYQEVNRLFAKTVIKDVQDGDLIWVHDYHLMLLPQMLREEIGDAKKNVKIGFFLHTPFPSSEIYRILPVRRELLAGLLDCDLIGFHTFDYARHFLSSCSRILGCSTTPNGVDWNGRFVTIGAFPIGIDPDKFVEGLKKPKVQERIAALSRKFEGVKLIVGVDRLDYIKGVPQKLHALEVFLTEHPEWIGKIVLVQVAVPSRQDVEEYQNLRAVVNELVGRINGRFGTIEFMPIHFLHQSVSFDELTALYAVSDVCLVSSTRDGMNLVSYEYIATQQHNHGVMILSEFTGAAQSLNGSLIVNPWNTEELANAIHDAVTMSPEQRAANYRKLQRYVFKYTSAWWGASFVSEMVRLSADTAKPKTLRNVSGALVGAAHRVQQAADAVAKAVAGDAEGEGEGEGGESAAK; encoded by the exons atgcccgcggccgtcgacaacgCGCAGGCCCCGCcgggccgcctgctgctgctctccaaCCGGCtgcccatcaccatcaagcgcgacgacgacggcagctaCACCTTGTCCATGTCCTCGGGCGGGCTCGTCACGGGCCTCAGCGGCCTgagcaagacgacgagcttCCAGTGGTACGGCTGGCCGGGGCTCGAGGTGCCGGAGAACGAGGTCGACCACATGAAGAAGCGCCTCAAGGACGAGTACGGCGCGCACCCCgtcttcatcgacgacgagctggcggacCGCCACTACAACGGGTTTTCGA ACTCGATCCTCTGGCCGCTCTTCCACTACCACCCGGGCGAAATCACGTTTGACGAGTCGGCGTGGATCGCGTACCAAGAGGTCAACCGGCTCTTCGCCAAGACGGTCATCAAGGACGTGCAGGACGGCGACCTCATCTGGGTGCACGACTACCacctgatgctgctgccgcagatgctgcgcgaggagatTGGCGACGCCAAGAAGAACGTCAAGATCGGCTTCTTCCTGCACACGCCGTTCCCCAGCAGCGAAATCTACCGCATCCTGCCCGTGCgccgcgagctgctcgcgggcCTGCTCGACTGCGACCTGATTGGGTTCCACACCTTCGACTACGCGCGCCACTTTCTgagcagctgctcgcgcATCCTCGGGTGCTCGACCACGCCCAACGGCGTCGACTGGAACGGCCGCTTCGTCACCATCGGCGCGTTCCCCATCGGCATCGACCCGGACAAGTTTGTCGAGGGGCTCAAGAAGCCCAAGGTGcaggagcgcatcgccgcgctCAGCCGCAAGTTTGAGGGCGTCaagctcatcgtcggcgtggaCCGGCTCGACTACATCAAGGGCGTGCCGCAGAAGCTGCACGCGCTCGAGGTGTTTCTGACGGAGCACCCCGAGTGGATCGGCAAGATTGTGCTGGTGCAggtggcggtgccgtcgcggcaGGACGTCGAGGAGTACCAGAACCTGCGGGCCGTGGTcaacgagctcgtcgggcgcATCAACGGCCGCTTCGGCACCATCGAGTTCATGCCCATCCACTTCCTGCACCAGTCGGTCAGCTTCGACGAGCTCACGGCCCTCTACGCCGTGTCCGACGTGTGCCtcgtgtcgtcgacgcgcgacGGCATGAACCTCGTCTCGTACGAGTACATTGccacgcagcagcacaacCACGGCGTCATGATCCTCAGCGAGttcaccggcgccgcccagtcCCTCAACGGCAGCCTCATCGTCAACCCCTGGAAcaccgaggagctcgccaacgccatccacgacgccgtcaccatgagccccgagcagcgcgccgcaAACTACCGCAAGCTCCAGCGCTACGTCTTCAAGTACACGAGCGCCTGGTGGGGCGCCAGCTTCGTCAGCGAGATGGTCCGCCTCAGCGCCGACACCGCCAAGCCCAAGACGCTGCGCAACGTCTcgggcgccctcgtcggcgccgcccaccgggtccagcaggccgccgacgccgtcgccaaggccgtcgcgggggatgccgagggcgagggcgagggcgagggtggcgagTCTGCGGCCAAGTGA